Genomic window (Temnothorax longispinosus isolate EJ_2023e chromosome 3, Tlon_JGU_v1, whole genome shotgun sequence):
GCTTCGAAATGACAAATATTTCAGTTATGATTCTTGTCCTATTGGCCCAAAGAGGTAGATCGCTGGACAGTTGTCGTCGGGATTACCGAGAAATTGCGCGTATAATTCCTGATAACGTGATAAGGTCAATCCACCGCGTTTTCTGTCGTCGTCCTGTTAACATAATAATCACTTTGaagtaattatctttttttaaatgtatttttatgccttggaagatttattttactaaaatatttttactaaaatgattATGGaatgagatatataatacaaatttttttgatgAAATAACACGTGTACTGACATAattctttatcattattttgcgcatcttttatttactcataaaataaaaaaatgcgcaTCTTTCAATGGAGTGTATTTGAATTGATAtgttttgagataaaaaattagataacaGCTACTGCTTTATAGCATCAGCTCTTTAAAGTATCAAAGCTTGATTTATTCATAGATTTAAAAGGGAAGGTGAAAAAagtagtttatttattttatcaaataatcaatttatttctttgaacTTACGTTCAAGAGACTTTGATAAGCCTTATCAAGGACGTCTATATTATCCACAGCAATCCTTGAAACACAATCATATCGAAATTCTTCGGCACCAATTACGCCATCCTCTGGAAcagacattataaaaattaaaaatctccgttatttcaaaaaataatttttgttgtcaattttttctattaatctaattttgtagaaagaaattatgatttattcaCTATTCTACACAATGTATATTTCTTAcgtttgtaaattttacacaatacCATTCATGTCAAGTATTTTGAAGTGGGTATCGATGAACATCTTCATAGCTTGAGGAAAATCATTATAAGAACGACCAACACAGCTACTTTGCACAGCCTTTTTGAATTCTTCTATCGTTACTACGCCGTCCTAGaaggaataatataaataaatgcttatctctcttttaacatgtatattatacgaaaGATTAAcacttgatattttttattatatatcaacaATACACGaatcaaaatttgaaagattattttaattataataattatttcaattacaagtataatagttggttcaatttttttatttgacgtacgtaattattatatttacaaattctttatcttttatctgttttttttttatattaagtaaatttaaaattaataaaatcaatcgCACGTTCGTAATCTTTGTTTTACCTTTCAAATTAATcttcgataaaaattgaatgtgaAATCTAAACTgtcaattttctatttaaaaaaaaattaaatacctaTTTTCACCAAGAAAGCGCTCGCCAAATATCAAACATGATTTTCGCAAAATTACCGAAGCAAAATACGTGGATTTTAATAGATCGTTAGATAATTGTCTTGGAACGTAAGAAAATTCGTAACAAAGATTGCGAATGATCTCGAGTTACAGTCTTGAGCGGCTCTTAGAATTCGAAGAATTTGAAACCGGTGCCGGTGCAAGACCTAAATTGTGCCAAGAAAGATAGTTGGTCCGTTTTGTTATACAGAAACATTATCTTGTGACATACCTTATCAAAATCTGCCAAATCGGCTATTTCCTCCCACAAAGAGAGCATAATGTGAAGATTTTCTTGGTACCGGGTGTACGTGAACTCGCCCTTGCCTTCGATCAGCGTCATTCTTAGTGCCATGCACTCGAAATCGTGCTTATCCAAATATCCGTTGTTATCAATATCTGCAGTTATATACAGGATGTTTTTCTCACTAAATGCACTTGATATGGATCGTTGgatttttacaaacaaaagtGTCCCACTTTTACCGCCGTGTATACCGTTGCCCGATCACGTTGCAGTCGACTTTTTCTTAAGGGGTAATATCACCTTGAATTCactattattttctgaatttattattaaaaaaatgaaaagatttattaatattcggGTTTTTACATGTCTTAAGGTAcctaaaacaattttttttagatttttaaaaacaaaatggcaGCTCTCGCAAAacaatccttttttttccttgccGTACCGCTACAGGTCGCAATTTTGCACCTAGAACaacaaacttaaaattttctgaaaatatgGCCCAAAATGTAATGAACATCGTAGgattttttcgataaattaaaatttgccgATTCTATGGTCGATTTTCAAGCAATTTTttccaaaagaaaaaaagaaaaattcaaatcgacgccattttttttctaaattaatttatcgaaaaaatcCTACGATGTTCACTAGATTTTGGGCcatattttcagaaaattttaagtttgttGTTCTAGGTGCAAAATTGCGACCTGTAGCGGTACggcaaggaaaaaaaagaattgttttgCGAGAGCtgccattttgtttttaaaaatctaaaaaaaaattttttatgtacctTAAGACTTGTActtttacatgtaaaaatccgaatatcaataaatcttttcatttttttaataataaattcagaaaGTAATAGTGAACACAAAGTGATATTACCCCTTAATCACAAGCTTATATTATCTCtgtactatattttaaataatacgatGATGTCTTATTTTGTTCGCgacaaataaacttaatataaaataattgtttaacagtagaagaaaaaatataacagaaaattttttttgccacatttctatgtaataattatgataCACGACGAAGAGgtgtttttaaaacatttttctatagattacttaaaaattattttgagtttttaattctttacctCATTCTGcatagaaaagaaattataaaacaatcgatttctataaaattaaaacatcttgaaaaattaaaagagatattttctttttaatcattaCATCATCTATCATTACAGTCTATGTgacaaataacaaaaaaatcatattttacacTTTCTTCTTTCTGTCAATTCTATCgagatacatttattttatacttgatGGGAGACACCCCTTGTACTAcgcatatatattgtattaccACCACGTGCCATTTCACGAGATTTACACACACGAATAAAGGGAGAACACACGAGATATGACGAGATAAGACACGGCAAGAGGACGCCGTTGCACGACACATATATTTAACAGAGGaacatttcattaattaatagactgaaaaatatcgatttactttgttataaataccgtatatagaaattttataattttttcgcaccaaaaaaagctttatacgaaagaaatttgtttattttaaattttttaaatttattttttgcaaaaaaaaatcatttatttttaattttcgatatcGCGATTTCGTAGCGCGTATGTGTGCCGCTTTTTCGTATACAATCACATCGTCTATCTACGTGTTGTCCTCCCCTGAATCTATCCTGACTACCCTTGCAATATCCTCTGCATCTACTAACCGTACAGAAATTTCACTATGAAATTAACACGATTATCCCAGCTGTACGCCATCGTGCGCACGataatctttctctctcagaTTCCCTTTCTAGTTTTCTTCGAGAGATGTAAAATTCTTGGACACTAGGATCCGAAAAAAACGGAATCCTTTCTAAGCGCACGACGAGCTTTCTCGCCAGTTGGAACGCACGCGATGAAACTTTTACGCGGAAAGCACGTCCGGCGCGAAGAAAGTGATTCTAGAGGATGATGGAGGATTTCATACTGAACTCGGCCAGAGTCTCGCCGGGTCTAAACTTAGGCTACCCCCTCTGAGGGAAGGGTACAAAGGCCATATGATGTTGCACGGGAAAGAAACTCAGACTTTggtggcggtggtggtggtggtggtagtggtggtggtggtggtagtGGTGACGATGATAACAATAATGATAACAATGGCGGTGAAATTTGTATCGCGCGTAACTACATCCA
Coding sequences:
- the Scp1 gene encoding sarcoplasmic calcium-binding protein 1, whose product is MAYSWDNRVNFIVKFLYDIDNNGYLDKHDFECMALRMTLIEGKGEFTYTRYQENLHIMLSLWEEIADLADFDKDGVVTIEEFKKAVQSSCVGRSYNDFPQAMKMFIDTHFKILDMNEDGVIGAEEFRYDCVSRIAVDNIDVLDKAYQSLLNDDDRKRGGLTLSRYQELYAQFLGNPDDNCPAIYLFGPIGQES